In Penaeus chinensis breed Huanghai No. 1 chromosome 11, ASM1920278v2, whole genome shotgun sequence, a genomic segment contains:
- the LOC125030325 gene encoding putative neural-cadherin 2 encodes MRPAAKTVYLWKIQGGGSDASLGRVYVDDPDDWDLHDKSFAWAGSPHPLFSLNTSTGDIYASPLLREGRYELHFSVSDRVWGQHDVRANVTVGVRYLTHEALAHAVPITLTPTTPSTLTAGWTPQVRVDD; translated from the exons ATGCGACCCGCCGCCAAGACCGTCTACCTGTGGAAGATCCAG GGCGGGGGCAGCGACGCGTCCCTGGGTCGTGTGTACGTGGACGACCCCGACGACTGGGACCTTCACGACAAGAGCTTCGCGTGGGCGggctcccctcaccccctcttttccctcaacACCAGCACGGGCGACATCTACGCCTCTCCTCTGCtcagggagggaag ATACGAGTTGCACTTCTCCGTGAGCGACCGCGTGTGGGGGCAGCATGACGTGCGAGCTAATGTCACCGTGGGCGTGCGTTATCTCACCCACGAAGCCCTCGCCCACGCCGTGCCCATCACGCTCACGCCCACCACCCCCTCGACGCTCACGGCAGGATGGACGCCTCAGGTACGTGTTGATGATTGA
- the LOC125030825 gene encoding putative neural-cadherin 2: MVVMKITVNTMMKVKSGGDEGRSTHSIVQVTVTDVNDNAPEFLESNLVVSVVEEDDRSLPAVIAKVEARDVDTVDRDGLLYTLSGDGVDGHGTYSAFFTISPNTGEILQHRALDRDPPHGRPTWKLKVQVRDGQHDPSSRYARTSSAANASSHVHVRRALRPESQRLHPHSSAKPEGETPLHGDGGRSKGQALPFRDVSRSRTPRLHPLSSEAELSLPVARKRKKEHSPEGLAVPKDVPPPAGHSENKRRNRTRRKPDEEEIDRLEEVHERRLKHESDSPSPPRHAPSRHKSESRAQHARYAGLRIASKEAEGVFLNTRTRTNPGGSETMVIGYQAEVGTLRQSSLRRSPPSLKDEKTRRRRRNPPKNAKSKWIFISDNGTTPTQKRLRKRGSGRPWLPLGLSPEAQTALNLGNISFPGRKTFPKIYRSVPGRRGKVRRSITGGNAGEERKGLDGKMREKENSRRENHKREKAQDATDEGRDGGGCQDYGVYSLATDGEEPKVLLGTTAGGRTSSGGGRVHVVETVVTVVVKDINDNAPVFPNSTMYGEVQENGPIHLRVAVVSAWDADDEAEGTNARLTYSIAKNVVDERSGQAIFTVDPQTGLVKTAICCLDRETTPEYHIQVVATDGGGLKGSGTVVVRLDDVNDNAPRLTRELWEAEVEETWGAGPPRDDTLLEITTDDRDTSNYFFYRVVEASGWGWDHFAIRTVATCGELYAVKTLDYEDASHRRGFKFMVQVTDRGRGGWDDARHTDTAWISIRLKDVNDNPPEFRRSLVHITVREDTAPGTLLASMPARDPDMEGRQRVEYRIVGGWGALSVEAGGGVRLWRALDREGEGGAEGVARVVGVDEGRPPLSSTATLSITVTDVNDCPPRLLPPTVLHVREGTSAARLGVLTATDDDVWEMGHGPPFALALAASNPAHVLDLIALKFDASE; the protein is encoded by the exons GTGGAAGCGAGAGATGTGGACACTGTCGACAGAGACGGTTTGCTGTACACACTGAGCGGGGATGGTGTCGACGGCCACGGCACCTACAGCGCCTTCTTCACCATCAGCCCCAACACGGGGGAGATTCTACAGCACAGA GCCTTGGACCGCGACCCCCCGCACGGACGACCCACATGGAAGCTCAAAGTCCAGGTGCGCGACGGCCAGCACGACCCGTCCTCCCGCTACGCCAGGACGTCCAGCGCAGCCAACGCCTCTTCCCACGTCCACGTCCGGCGAGCTCTGAGGCCGGAGAGTCAGCGCCTTCATCCCCACTCCTCTGCGAAGCCCGAGGGAGAAACTCCTCTTCACGGCGACGGTGGACGGTCCAAGGGCCAAGCGCTTCCTTTCCGAGATGTTTCTAGGTCACGAACCCCGCGCCTGCACCCGCTCTCCTCCGAGGCGGAGTTATCGCTTCCTGTGGCGAGGAAGCGTAAAAAAGAGCATTCACCCGAAGGACTTGCGGTCCCGAAGGATGTCCCTCCTCCAGCGGGCCACAGCGAGAACAAAAGGAGGAACAGAACGCGTCGAAAACCCGACGAGGAGGAGATCGATCGCCTCGAGGAGGTTCACGAGCGCCGACTGAAGCACGAGtcggactccccctcccccccgcgccaCGCTCCTTCGCGACACAAATCCGAGTCTCGCGCCCAACACGCGCGGTACGCAGGATTAAGAATCGCCTCGAAGGAAGCCGAAGGAGTGTTCCTGAACACCAGAACCAGGACGAATCCGGGAGGTTCAGAAACCATGGTGATCGGCTATCAGGCAGAAGTAGGAACACTCCGCCAGAGCAGCCTCAGGAGAAGTCCTCCGAGTTTGAAGGacgagaagacgaggaggaggagaaggaacccTCCCAAAAACGCCAAGAGCAAATGGATTTTTATTTCGGATAACGGAACGACTCCGACGCAGAAGAGGCTGAGAAAAAGGGGCAGCGGTCGACCCTGGCTGCCCCTCGGCCTGAGTCCCGAGGCGCAGACCGCACTAAATCTCGGAAACATCTCATTCCCCGGCCGTAAAACTTTCCCGAAAATTTACCGGAGTGTCCCCGGTCGGCGCGGGAAGGTGAGAAGAAGCATCACAGGAGGCaacgcaggagaggagaggaaagggctggacggaaaaatgagagagaaggagaatagtaGAAGGGAGAACCACAAACGGGAAAAGGCCCAGGACgcgacggacgaagggagggacGGCGGAGGATGCCAGGACTACGGGGTCTATAGCCTCGCCACGGATGGTGAGGAGCCGAAGGTGCTCCTCGGGACGACCGCCGGCGGAAGGACCTCGAGCGGCGGGGGGCGGGTGCACGTCGTCGAGACTGTGGTGACGGTCGTGGTGAAGGACATCAACGACAACGCGCCCGTCTTTCCAAACTCCACCATGTACGGCGAGGTGCAGGAGAACGGCCCCATTC ACTTACGCGTGGCGGTGGTGTCAGCCTGGGACGCCGACGACGAGGCAGAAGGCACCAACGCCCGCCTGACGTACTCCATCGCGAAGAACGTGGTCGACGAGCGCTCCGGCCAAGCGATCTTCACGGTGGATCCTCAGACGGGCCTCGTGAAGACCGCCATCTGTTGTCTGGACCGGGAAACGACGCCCGAGTATCACATCCAAGTGGTCGCGACAGACGGAGGCGGCCTCAAGG GCTCGGGCACGGTGGTCGTCCGCCTCGACGACGTGAACGACAACGCCCCACGACTGACGCGAGAGCTgtgggaggcggaggtggaggagacgTGGGGCGCTGGGCCTCCGAGGGACGACACGCTGCTGGAGATCACGACCGATGACAGGGACACGTCGAACTACTTCTTCTATCGG GTAGTGGAGGCCAGCGGGTGGGGCTGGGACCACTTCGCCATCAGGACAGTCGCCACCTGCGGGGAACTCTACGCCGTCAAGACACTGGACTATGAAGACGCGTCACACAGAAGGGGCTTCAAGTTCATGGTACAGGTCACTGATAGG ggTCGCGGCGGATGGGACGACGCCCGCCACACCGACACGGCCTGGATTTCGATCCGTCTGAAGGATGTGAACGACAACCCGCCAGAGTTCCGACGTTCGCTCGTTCACATCACCGTAAGGGAGGACACGGCGCCCGGGACACTCCTCGCTTCTATGCCCGCGAGGGATCCGGATATG GAAGGGCGTCAGCGCGTGGAGTACCGTATCGTGGGCGGCTGGGGCGCCCTGAGCGTGGAAGCGGGCGGGGGCGTGCGACTGTGGCGTGCGCTGGACCGGGAGGGCGAGGGCGGCGCCGAGGGCGTGGCGCGAGTGGTGGGCGTGGACGAGGGGCGGCCGCCCCTTTCCTCCACCGCCACGCTCTCCATCACCGTGACGGACGTCAACGACTGCCCGCCGCGCCTGCTGCCGCCCACGGTGCTGCACGTGCGGGAGGGCACGTCCGCCGCCCGCCTGGGCGTGCTGACGGCCACGGACGACGACGTGTGGGAGATGGGTCACGGGCCGCCCTTCGCGCTGGCGCTGGCCGCCTCCAACCCCGCGCACGTCCTCGACCTCATTGCGCTCAAGTTCGACGCCAGTGAGTAG